Proteins encoded together in one Triticum dicoccoides isolate Atlit2015 ecotype Zavitan chromosome 7B, WEW_v2.0, whole genome shotgun sequence window:
- the LOC119337080 gene encoding something about silencing protein 10-like yields MGKRPRSTRPPPAAGLHKSKRASEAAAAAISDSDDDEIDAFHKQRDVIPLDVDDSRDSEEDALVMPIYDVEGVSDDESDDSEGGEDGDESEDGSEGGEDGDAHAGDVEVWDKSYTAKIKRAQRAAKQAAGDDGSAEEDEEPEDDPKNWGTGKKTYYDDHEQDADDVEFDELRRLQAENKLSMKDFGLEDDESDEEDNKPSKASGHQVKLADEASPLESYTKLREDFAVLSKDEKMDVVYSSAPELVGLLADLNDAHEQLKAIGPVTNELAAGQGKNKGKMQPLEVKRACLLAHCQAITFYLLMRAEGLSVQDHPVIARLVETKNMVQKLANINLPNQDGDTEDHFMPDSSTLDEVNKAVSLENEGKSSNLLDMDKVKQGAEVAELTKNKPSKGHHEIAKRKGKDEHMGLQSIEMLKRRAILEEGLKQKGLSKLKPKLSKTLATNSRKKLQTLDDFDDEVQKNSQVVKPTKLLVNAAGSVRNKFVSGDDDIPKRDEIGERRRKHELRVLARIGTNSREDDELPEDGGHTEEKLSQSSEEDGDDHESSGSEDEFYKDIKRQRTEKRMGKEQSTPATELEEESEGDGKRKISRQIEKNRGLTRSRNKQLKNPRKKYRIKSDKQSKRRQGQVRSAKKPSGPYGGELSGINANVSRSVRFKS; encoded by the exons ATGGGGAAGAGGCCGAGGTCGACACGGCCGCCTCCCGCGGCTGGCCTCCACAAGTCCAAGCGGgccagcgaggcggcggcggcggcgatctccgACTCCGACGACGACGAGATCGACGCCTTCCACAAGCAGCGGGACGTCATCCCCCTCGACGTCGACGACTCGAGGGACTCGGAGGAGGATGCTTTGGTGATGCCTATCTACGACGTCGAGGGCGTTTCCGACGATGAGAGCGATGACAGCGAAGGAGGCGAGGACGGCGATGAAAGCGAAGATGGCAGCGAAGGAGGCGAGGACGGCGACGCGCACGCAGGTGATGTTGAGGTATGGGACAAGTCATATACTGCAAAAATCAAGAGAGCGCAGAGGGCAGCCAAACAGGCTGCCGGGGATGATGGCAGCGCGGAGGAGGATGAGGAACCGGAGGATGATCCAAAGAACTGGGGTACAGGGAAGAAAACATACTATGATGATCATGAGCAAGATGCTGATGATGTTGAGTTTGATGAGCTAAGGAGGCTGCAGGCAGAGAATAAGCTGTCAATGAAAGATTTCGGATTGgaagatgatgaaagtgatgaagaGGATAATAAGCCCTCAAAGGCATCCGGCCATCAAGTGAAGCTTGCTGATGAGGCATCCCCTCTTGAAAGCTACACGAAGCTGAGGGAAGATTTTGCTGTCCTGTCAAAAGATGAGAAGATGGATGTAGTGTACAGCTCAGCTCCTGAACTGGTTGGATTACTGGCTGATTTGAATGATGCCCACGAACAGCTGAAGGCAATAGGGCCAGTCACCAATGAGTTGGCAGCTGGGCAAGGCAAGAATAAGGGTAAAATGCAGCCATTGGAGGTGAAGCGAGCTTGTCTGTTGGCTCATTGTCAAGCCATTACCTTCTACCTCCTTATGAGAGCAGAGGGACTGTCTGTGCAGGATCATCCTGTAATTGCTCGGCTGGTAGAGACCAAGAACATGGTGCAAAAGCTGGCAAATATAAATCTTCCGAACCAAGATGGGGACACTGAAGACCATTTTATGCCTGATAGCAGCACCCTTGATGAGGTGAACAAGGCAGTCTCTCTAGAGAATGAGGGAAAATCTAGCAATTTACTAGATATGGACAAAGTAAAACAGGGTGCTGAAGTAGCCGAATTGACAAAGAATAAGCCTTCTAAGGGGCACCATGAAATTGCAAAAAGGAAGGGCAAGGATGAGCATATGGGCTTGCAAAGCATTGAAATGTTGAAAAGAAGAGCAATCCTTGAGGaggggttgaagcaaaaagggctgtCTAAGTTGAAGCCAAAGTTGTCAAAAACCTTGGCAACCAATAGTAGGAAAAAACTGCAGACATTGGATGACTTTGATGATGAAGTGCAGAAAAATAGTCAAGTGGTCAAACCTACAAAGCTCCTGGTTAATGCAGCTGGCTCAGTTAGAAACAAG TTTGTTTCTGGTGATGATGACATTCCAAAGCGAGATGAGATTGGTGAAAGACGCCGAAAGCATGAACTACGTGTTCTTGCTCGTATAGGAACCAATTCACGTGAAGATGATGAGTTGCCAGAAGATGGTGGTCATACTGAAGAGAAGCTCAGCCAATCCAGTGAGgaagatggtgatgatcatgaatcTTCAGGGTCTGAAGATGAATTCTACAAAGATATCAAGAGGCAGAGGACCGAAAAGCGCATGGGCAAAGAACAGAGCACCCCTGCTACTGAGCTGGAGGAAGAAAGCGAAGGAGATGGCAAGAGGAAGATTTCGCGGCAGATAGAGAAGAACCGAGGGCTGACACGCTCCAGAAACAAGCAACTCAAGAATCCACGTAAGAAATACAGGATCAAGAGTGATAAACAGAGTAAAAGGAGGCAAGGTCAAGTCCGCAGCGCGAAGAAGCCCTCTGGTCCCTACGGAGGTGAACTGTCTGGCATCAATGCAAACGTCAGCCGTAGTGTTAGGTTCAAGAGTTGA
- the LOC119339743 gene encoding amino acid transporter AVT6A-like has product MGVGNGSADVNQQTARNEIRDETTPLLPVKVEEEGFHEFNGASFSGAVFNLSTTIVGAGIMALPASIKMLGLIPGLLMIIFVALLTEASIDMLIRCSHQGKITSYGWLMGEAYGQWGRIALQASVVINNIGVMIVYMIIIGDVLSGTSSGGIHHRGILEGWFGAHLWNSRAIVLLVTTLFVFAPLVSFKRLDSLSYTSALSVALAVVFVVITAGIAIIKVINGTVAMPKLFPEIDDLSSVWKLFTAVPVLVTAYICHYNVHSIDNELEDKTQTKPIVRTSLALCSSVYIATSFFAYLLFGDGTLDDVLANFDSNLGIPFSSVFNDVVRVSYAAHVMLVFPIVFFALRLNLDGLLFPTSRHISYDNKRFTIITISLLVVIYTAAIFIPSIWDAFQFTGATAAVLIGFIFPAMVILRDPYGIATKRDKILAVTMIVLAVVSNSVALYSDAMNIFRRKEVA; this is encoded by the exons ATGGGTGTCGGGAACGGATCAGCGGACGTGAACCAGCAGACGGCGCGCAACGAAATACGAGATGAGACTACGCCGCTTCTTCCGGTCAAGGTGGAGGAGGAGGGATTCCATGAGTTTAATGGAGCTTCATTCTCCGGGGCAGTTTTCAATCTCTCGACCACCATCGTTGGTGCTGGAATCATGGCCTTGCCAGCCAGCATCAAGATGCTGGGCCTCATCCCTGGCCTTCTGATGATCATCTTTGTGGCACTGCTCACAGAGGCATCCATAGACATGCTTATCAGGTGCAGCCACCAAGGAAAGATCACGTCATATGGGTGGCTGATGGGTGAGGCATATGGACAATGGGGGAGGATTGCGCTGCAGGCCTCTGTGGTTATAAACAACATCGGTGTGATGATTGTTTACATGATTATCATTG GTGATGTATTATCTGGAACATCGTCAGGCGGTATTCATCATCGTGGCATATTGGAGGGCTGGTTTGGAGCACATTTGTGGAATTCTCGCGCCATTGTTCTTCTTGTGACAACTCTTTTCGTGTTTGCTCCATTGGTGAGCTTTAAACGATTGG ATTCACTGAGCTACACATCTGCCCTATCAGTTGCTCTCGCTGTGGTTTTTGTTGTTATTACTGCTGGGATTGCCATAATCAAAGTCATCAATGGAACTGTAGCAATGCCCAAGCTTTTTCCAGAAATAGATGATCTTAGTTCTGTCTGGAAGCTTTTTACGGCTGTCCCTGTCCTTGTCACTGCATATATCTGCCACTATAATG TTCACAGCATTGACAATGAGCTTGAGGATAAAACACAAACTAAACCAATTGTGCGAACATCACTGGCCCTTTGCTCCAGTGTTTACATTGCCACAAGTTTCTTTGCTTATCTTCTCTTTGGAGATGGTACACTGGATGATGTGCTCGCCAACTTTGATTCAAATCTCGGCATTCCTTTCAGCTCTGTCTTCAATGACGTAGTCAGAGTGAGCTATGCTGCGCACGTCATGCTTGTCTTCCCCATCGTCTTCTTTGCCCTTAGGCTCAACTTGGATGGGCTACTCTTTCCCACGTCGAGGCACATTTCTTATGACAATAAGAGATTTACAATCATAACCATCTCGCTCCTCGTGGTTATTTATACTGCTGCCATCTTCATACCAAGCATTTGGGATGCATTCCAGTTTACTGGTGCCACAGCTGCCGTTTTGATTGGTTTTATCTTTCCTGCCATGGTCATATTAAG GGATCCTTATGGAATCGCAACCAAGCGTGACAAGATCTTGGCTGTAACCATGATCGTGCTTGCTGTTGTCTCAAACTCTGTTGCCCTATACAGTGATGCGATGAACATCTTCCGTAGGAAAGAGGTAGCCTGA
- the LOC119339941 gene encoding E3 ubiquitin-protein ligase RING1-like: protein MAGLADEFFLGIDEDGPGSLGEPSYLSFSDAFEEEEHHFTHSDISPDFDIESQTLTPAPGSPFSFDSDHDLDLDLSLGLGRLSPPSFLPMRSLSPARSPPFWDCLEEDLADDLAEALEWEEIADAGDAGDASVPGAGGGGGAGGAGGGGDADADVFGFLSEREILGVMEGIDSGEDESMFSDEPPFDFGDEHPELDDIFRSVGWEVLPVPLDEDEFEVLPGHMTDVTVGGAPPAARAAVERLQVVAISGEEAAQGCAVCKDGIVQGELATRLPCAHFYHGACIGPWLAIRNSCPVCRYELPTDDPDYEQRRARRHSAGGSTAQLGTSLQM from the coding sequence atggcgggGCTCGCCGACGAGTTCTTCCTCGGCATCGACGAGGACGGCCCGGGGTCGCTCGGGGAGCCCTCCTACCTCTCCTTCTCCGACGCCTTCGAGGAGGAGGAGCACCACTTCACCCACTCCGACATCTCCCCCGACTTCGACATCGAATCTCAAACCCTAACCCCCGCCCCGGGCTCCCCCTTCTCCTTCGACTCCGACCACGACCTCGACCTCGACCTCAGCCTCGGCCTCGGCCGCCTCTCCCCGCCGTCCTTCCTCCCGATGCGCAGCCTCTCCCCGGCCCGCTCCCCGCCCTTCTGGGACTGCCTCGAGGAGGACCTCGCCGACGACCTCGcggaagccctcgagtgggaggagatCGCCGACGCCGGCGACGCCGGAGATGCCTCCGTCCCTGGGgctggcggcgggggcggcgcgggaggagcaggcggagggggcgacgccgATGCCGACGTGTTCGGCTTCCTCAGCGAGCGGGAGATCCTGGGCGTCATGGAGGGGATCGACAGCGGGGAGGACGAGTCCATGTTCTCCGACGAGCCGCCCTTTGATTTCGGCGATGAGCACCCGGAGCTCGATGACATATTCCGGAGCGTCGGCTGGGAGGTGCTGCCGGTGCCGCTGGATGAGGACGAGTTTGAGGTGCTGCCAGGGCATATGACAGATGTGAcggtggggggcgcgccacctgCAGCGCGGGCAGCGGTGGAGCGGCTCCAGGTGGTGGCGATCAGTGGGGAGGAGGCCGCGCAGGGATGCGCTGTGTGCAAGGACGGGATCGTGCAGGGGGAGCTCGCCACGCGGCTGCCGTGTGCACACTTCTACCATGGGGCGTGCATTGGGCCATGGCTTGCCATACGCAACTCGTGCCCGGTATGCCGCTACGAGCTGCCCACTGATGACCCCGACTATGAGCAGCGGCGGGCAAGGCGGCATTCTGCTGGTGGTTCGACAGCACAGTTGGGCACATCTTTGCAGATGTGA